In Xenorhabdus poinarii G6, the following are encoded in one genomic region:
- a CDS encoding fimbrial biogenesis chaperone gives MKYFRILILFFIYTFSIHTAVAGVVIGGTRVVYISDQKEASISISNPETSISYLIQSWVQGEHDETKVPFIITPPLFKLTAGNENILRIVKTGLNLLDDRESLFWLNIKSIPATVKSEQNQLQITVKSRFKLFYRPASLADNASMAHKMLKFRMAGRQLIAENPTPYYISFSEVLTSNGTEMYEVQTAGMIPPFQQASWDIPIKNIHQVTWKTINDFGGVTPEEKYTF, from the coding sequence TTGAAATATTTTCGTATCTTAATTCTTTTTTTCATCTACACGTTTAGCATCCATACAGCTGTTGCCGGTGTCGTCATTGGTGGTACACGGGTTGTTTATATTAGCGATCAAAAAGAAGCATCCATTTCTATTAGTAACCCTGAAACAAGTATTTCCTACCTCATTCAATCATGGGTTCAAGGCGAACATGACGAAACTAAAGTGCCTTTTATCATCACGCCCCCACTTTTTAAGTTGACGGCAGGGAATGAGAATATTTTACGCATTGTTAAAACCGGATTGAATTTACTTGATGATAGAGAATCATTGTTCTGGCTCAACATCAAGTCTATTCCAGCCACAGTCAAATCTGAACAGAACCAGTTACAAATCACCGTAAAATCTCGGTTTAAATTATTCTATCGTCCAGCCTCTTTAGCAGATAATGCCAGCATGGCCCATAAAATGCTGAAATTCAGAATGGCTGGACGTCAGCTCATCGCCGAGAATCCAACACCGTATTACATCTCTTTTTCTGAAGTATTGACCAGTAATGGTACAGAAATGTATGAAGTTCAAACGGCGGGAATGATTCCCCCTTTTCAACAAGCAAGTTGGGATATTCCTATTAAAAACATCCATCAAGTGACTTGGAAAACAATTAATGACTTTGGCGGCGTCACGCCAGAAGAAAAATACACCTTCTAA
- a CDS encoding HlyD family secretion protein, producing the protein MNKRYQWTIAGILVIVICFFALLFSGYLSSKASSDQGAVQWIEVKHSLIEKQLGLVGKLQSGRLETIPVPFDAIIKHVLVKEGQPVKAGQTLVILDTRKLDIELRQAQVEMIKASSAVEQLHDWENSQEVIRARRNVENANHMVMELKNNLAKTQALFSRGIVPRMEVETLEQQLRRQLTELASAKDDLASTRQKGSAGNVRVAEMELQNATSRYQTLQEQYAHKEIKAPFSGVVLRAAQGEKGKRLTIQTGIRVTDGMPLLEVMDTTQYQVLAKVEETDLAKLKEGQAVKINGEGFSDHFLDGEIETIAMQSVNNDNPGSAIYYDVMIKVTSPMQQDYLIRPGMSAKVNIVIYRNKQGIVVPEKALTRSSDGQVTITWRPDLKSPAVSRRVTVGKAMPEGMEVHGLEKGFIALPR; encoded by the coding sequence ATGAATAAACGTTATCAATGGACTATCGCTGGTATACTTGTAATAGTGATCTGTTTTTTTGCTCTGTTATTTTCAGGGTATTTGTCCTCAAAAGCATCGTCAGATCAGGGAGCAGTACAGTGGATTGAAGTAAAACACAGCCTGATAGAAAAACAATTAGGTCTGGTAGGCAAGCTGCAATCCGGGCGTCTTGAAACTATCCCTGTGCCATTTGATGCCATTATCAAACACGTTTTGGTCAAAGAAGGGCAACCAGTAAAAGCTGGCCAGACATTAGTGATACTTGATACCCGCAAGCTGGATATTGAACTTCGGCAGGCGCAGGTTGAAATGATCAAAGCCTCATCGGCCGTTGAACAATTGCATGATTGGGAAAATAGTCAAGAAGTCATCCGGGCCAGAAGAAATGTCGAAAATGCGAATCATATGGTGATGGAATTGAAAAATAATCTGGCAAAAACACAGGCACTTTTTTCACGGGGCATCGTTCCACGAATGGAAGTGGAAACCCTTGAGCAGCAACTTCGCCGACAACTCACGGAACTCGCTTCTGCAAAGGATGATCTTGCATCAACCCGACAAAAAGGCAGTGCTGGCAATGTACGTGTTGCAGAGATGGAGTTGCAAAATGCAACCAGTCGCTACCAGACGCTACAGGAACAATACGCTCATAAAGAAATCAAAGCGCCATTTTCCGGGGTTGTACTCAGAGCAGCACAGGGAGAAAAGGGAAAGCGATTAACGATTCAGACAGGCATTCGGGTTACCGATGGCATGCCCTTACTGGAAGTAATGGACACAACACAGTATCAGGTATTGGCAAAAGTTGAAGAAACCGATCTCGCCAAACTCAAAGAAGGACAGGCAGTAAAAATTAATGGGGAAGGATTTTCCGATCACTTTCTGGATGGCGAAATTGAAACCATTGCCATGCAAAGCGTGAATAACGACAACCCCGGATCGGCGATTTATTATGACGTTATGATTAAAGTGACTTCACCCATGCAACAGGATTACCTTATCAGACCCGGTATGAGTGCCAAAGTTAATATAGTTATTTATCGTAATAAACAGGGCATTGTTGTGCCGGAAAAAGCATTAACTCGCAGTAGCGATGGACAAGTAACCATAACCTGGCGCCCGGATTTAAAAAGCCCGGCGGTATCTCGTCGGGTAACTGTCGGGAAAGCGATGCCGGAAGGTATGGAAGTTCACGGGCTGGAAAAGGGATTTATCGCGTTACCCCGTTGA
- a CDS encoding ABC transporter ATP-binding protein — translation MDTINLIHPKIPISPVINMQGLSRVYQPRGEGEISVLKNITAQIFAGQSCAIVGASGSGKSTLLNILGLLGKPTSGKYFLCGVDMSKADAELRARMRNKEIGFVFQSFHLLAGMTATENVALPLLYRGICASQAHKIAREKLHLVGLSHRAGHYPADLSGGQRQRVALARALVGEPSLLLADEPTGNLDQQTAEEILLLLSSLHTDNAMTLVVITHDAMVANHMQCELRMIDGRLHEIRGMTMHA, via the coding sequence ATGGATACTATAAATTTGATTCATCCCAAGATACCGATATCACCTGTTATCAATATGCAAGGGTTAAGCCGTGTTTATCAACCTAGAGGGGAGGGCGAAATATCGGTTCTGAAAAATATCACAGCACAAATTTTTGCCGGTCAGAGTTGTGCTATTGTTGGGGCATCGGGATCAGGTAAAAGCACATTACTGAATATTCTCGGTCTGCTGGGTAAACCCACTTCGGGGAAATATTTTCTTTGTGGTGTTGATATGTCAAAAGCAGATGCTGAGCTTCGTGCCAGAATGCGCAATAAAGAAATTGGTTTTGTTTTTCAGAGTTTTCATTTATTGGCCGGAATGACAGCGACAGAGAATGTTGCTCTGCCGCTTCTTTATCGTGGTATTTGTGCCTCACAAGCTCATAAGATCGCCAGAGAAAAACTGCATTTGGTGGGGCTTTCACACCGTGCCGGACATTATCCGGCAGATTTATCCGGCGGGCAGCGTCAGCGAGTGGCTCTCGCCAGAGCATTAGTCGGAGAACCTTCATTACTGTTGGCTGATGAACCGACCGGGAATCTGGATCAACAGACAGCAGAAGAAATTTTATTGCTGCTTTCTTCTCTTCACACCGACAACGCGATGACGCTGGTCGTAATCACCCATGATGCTATGGTCGCAAATCATATGCAGTGTGAATTACGCATGATTGATGGGCGGTTGCATGAAATCAGAGGAATGACAATGCATGCATGA
- a CDS encoding fimbria/pilus outer membrane usher protein, which translates to MDKYRHYLQQHISDNRVLFIKLSLRYFYSTFFICVLFLTEFLILTNKAYAEEYFNINALETPSGFPNDIDLSIFTQDDQQPPGRYWVDIYLNREKIDVGNVDFIRVNNQLVPKLKIRQLKDMGVNIDAFPLLRNLTLETEITDLGHAIPSASSSFDFKRQRLDISIPQAALHSQSRDYVPSHLWEQGLTSLLINYNYSGSKTWQDNQRDNQSASATNHFLNLRTGANWDAWRLRNYSTYSSQNKKWQSLNTYLQRDVQALKSQLTLGDSYTPSPIFEGFQFRGIQLASDDKMLPDSLKGFAPTIRGIAQSNAQVTVKQNGYIIYETYVSPGAFVINDLYPTNTTSNLEVIVKEADGKEYRSVQTFSAVPIMLRENSLRHSLTLGKYQSHSQYGKAPYFMQGTVIYGISNRVTAYGGAIMAKDYQSIALGTGYSLSNWGSLSFDANYARTHFSSDVGGTNYDGQSYRFQYAKDIAKTGTNVTLAGYRYSTRNFYDFKEANELEITHYGHHSTNKRSKLQFHINQTLGDWGNIYLSAFQQDYWYQKGYERNISAGYGSRYNTINYNLNYSYDTFPNSNRHEQILSFSIQIPLDHWLKNSWASYNMTHSKNGDTSHQLSLSGTTLEDNNLIYSIQQNYASRHHIRGGSLNAEYKGPYSQISAGYNYEKYVRQLHYGLNGGIVVHPYGMTFSQSLGDTLALVRANGASGIKVQNHTGIKTDWRGYAIVPYVSSYRKNRISLDTHSMGNNVDIDINTQTIIPTHGSLSLANFQTRIGHRVLLTLSHNGKAVPFGATATLAQKNKIDEPNSAIVSHDGLVYLSGLPESGNLRVKWGHKEVQECRASYQLPDEEPVSGLYTIEATCH; encoded by the coding sequence ATGGATAAATATCGTCATTATCTTCAACAACACATTTCTGATAATCGGGTGTTATTTATCAAGCTAAGCTTGCGCTATTTCTATAGTACTTTTTTTATCTGTGTGTTGTTCCTCACAGAATTTTTAATCCTTACCAATAAAGCTTATGCTGAAGAGTATTTCAATATCAATGCGTTAGAAACGCCTTCAGGATTTCCAAACGATATTGATCTCTCTATTTTTACTCAAGATGATCAACAACCGCCAGGACGTTATTGGGTCGATATCTACCTAAACCGGGAAAAAATAGATGTCGGCAATGTTGATTTTATTCGTGTCAATAATCAGCTTGTCCCCAAACTGAAAATACGGCAACTCAAAGATATGGGAGTCAATATTGATGCATTCCCATTACTGCGCAATCTGACACTAGAAACCGAAATCACTGATCTCGGGCACGCTATTCCATCCGCATCGTCTTCTTTTGATTTTAAGCGTCAACGGCTAGATATCAGCATTCCACAAGCTGCATTGCACTCCCAGAGTAGAGATTATGTTCCTTCTCACCTATGGGAACAGGGATTAACCTCTTTGCTGATCAATTATAACTACAGTGGTTCCAAAACCTGGCAAGATAATCAGCGAGATAATCAATCTGCATCAGCAACGAATCATTTCCTTAATCTTAGAACAGGCGCAAATTGGGATGCATGGCGTTTACGCAATTATTCCACTTACAGTAGCCAGAATAAAAAATGGCAAAGTCTCAATACTTATCTCCAGAGAGATGTACAAGCATTAAAAAGCCAGTTAACACTTGGAGATAGTTATACCCCTTCCCCCATTTTTGAGGGCTTTCAATTTCGAGGAATACAATTAGCTTCCGATGACAAGATGCTGCCCGATAGCTTAAAAGGATTTGCACCAACAATCAGAGGAATAGCACAGAGTAATGCCCAAGTCACTGTGAAACAAAATGGTTACATTATTTATGAAACTTACGTTTCTCCGGGCGCTTTTGTCATTAATGACCTCTATCCGACCAATACCACGAGCAATCTGGAAGTCATTGTCAAAGAAGCTGATGGCAAAGAGTATCGTTCTGTGCAAACGTTTTCTGCTGTACCTATTATGTTAAGGGAAAACAGTCTGCGTCACTCGCTGACGCTGGGAAAGTACCAGTCTCATTCTCAGTATGGTAAGGCCCCCTATTTTATGCAGGGGACGGTCATTTATGGTATTTCCAATCGGGTTACTGCATATGGGGGCGCCATCATGGCAAAAGATTATCAATCCATCGCGTTGGGGACAGGTTACAGCCTCTCGAATTGGGGTTCTCTTTCCTTCGATGCAAACTATGCCAGAACGCATTTTAGTTCCGACGTCGGTGGTACCAACTATGACGGGCAGTCTTATCGTTTTCAGTATGCTAAAGACATCGCTAAAACCGGTACTAACGTCACGCTGGCGGGTTATCGTTACTCGACACGAAATTTTTATGATTTTAAAGAGGCCAATGAGCTGGAAATAACTCACTATGGTCATCACAGTACCAATAAACGCAGTAAATTACAGTTCCATATTAATCAAACTCTGGGAGACTGGGGAAATATTTATCTCTCTGCTTTCCAGCAAGATTATTGGTATCAAAAGGGTTATGAGAGAAATATCAGTGCTGGTTATGGTTCGCGTTATAACACCATCAATTATAATCTGAACTATTCTTACGATACCTTCCCCAATTCAAATCGCCATGAGCAGATTTTATCGTTCAGTATTCAAATTCCTCTTGACCACTGGCTGAAAAACAGTTGGGCAAGCTATAACATGACCCACAGTAAAAACGGTGATACTTCTCATCAGCTCAGTTTAAGTGGCACCACGCTTGAAGATAACAATCTGATTTATAGCATTCAGCAAAATTACGCTAGTCGTCATCACATCCGTGGCGGAAGTCTCAACGCTGAATACAAAGGGCCATATAGCCAGATCAGCGCAGGTTACAATTATGAAAAATACGTCCGTCAATTGCATTATGGGTTAAATGGCGGGATTGTTGTTCACCCTTACGGTATGACTTTTTCTCAATCTTTAGGCGATACGTTGGCGTTGGTGCGTGCTAATGGGGCTTCGGGTATTAAAGTCCAAAATCATACGGGAATTAAAACTGACTGGCGGGGTTACGCTATCGTGCCTTATGTCAGTAGCTATCGAAAAAACCGTATTTCTCTGGATACACATTCAATGGGCAATAACGTTGATATTGATATCAACACACAGACTATTATCCCAACCCACGGATCGCTGAGCCTGGCTAATTTCCAGACTCGCATCGGTCATCGTGTTTTGTTGACACTTTCCCACAATGGTAAAGCGGTTCCATTTGGCGCAACAGCAACACTAGCGCAAAAGAATAAGATAGATGAACCAAATAGCGCGATTGTCAGCCATGATGGACTGGTTTATCTCAGTGGGCTTCCTGAATCCGGTAACCTCAGGGTGAAATGGGGACATAAAGAAGTACAGGAATGTCGTGCCAGTTATCAATTACCTGATGAAGAGCCGGTTTCAGGTTTGTATACAATTGAAGCCACCTGTCATTAA
- a CDS encoding helix-turn-helix transcriptional regulator, translating to MKKTVLLQQMQLFLQGRQKVTLNELMQEFNLSRSSVLRYISALEELGVPLYSERGRNGGYVIAPTYRLTPVRFSADEIHAMLFAISGMHVLQSTPFNLQFRSISEKLKQVLPHDEKLREDKLRKHLGIRTVKQINPIRKLDMLLNHILQQENLEITYHNETIFIYPIAMWFEAGKWFLALFDYEKQDLRVLRCNEIQSFRPTTKSLIVPENVRLTDFNLFSFDQLRQKEQQHYFQIKIKKSGIEHYHGKPFSHIFLQLTDDNSALISGPYHKEELGYLLDYINGFSQHLIDIQPEKLKRMYIDEIKVRLHQLK from the coding sequence ATGAAAAAAACTGTGTTATTGCAACAGATGCAACTTTTTTTACAGGGCAGGCAGAAAGTGACCTTAAATGAACTTATGCAGGAATTTAATTTATCCCGCAGTAGTGTTTTACGCTATATATCTGCTTTAGAAGAACTGGGTGTTCCTTTATACTCTGAGCGGGGAAGGAACGGAGGCTATGTTATTGCCCCGACATACCGGTTAACTCCGGTCAGGTTTAGTGCGGATGAGATTCATGCGATGTTATTTGCTATTTCAGGTATGCATGTTTTGCAATCCACGCCTTTCAACCTGCAATTTCGCAGTATTTCGGAAAAGCTAAAGCAGGTTCTGCCCCATGATGAAAAATTGAGGGAAGATAAATTGCGTAAGCACTTAGGTATACGTACTGTAAAGCAGATCAATCCGATCAGAAAACTGGATATGTTGCTAAACCATATTCTGCAACAGGAAAATCTGGAGATAACTTATCATAACGAAACGATTTTTATTTATCCTATTGCAATGTGGTTTGAAGCCGGAAAATGGTTTTTAGCGCTGTTTGATTATGAGAAACAAGATTTACGGGTATTGCGTTGTAACGAAATCCAATCATTTCGTCCGACGACAAAGTCATTAATTGTTCCTGAAAATGTTCGACTTACGGATTTTAATCTGTTTAGTTTCGATCAGCTAAGGCAGAAAGAACAGCAACATTATTTTCAGATTAAAATAAAAAAATCAGGTATTGAGCATTATCACGGAAAACCATTCTCACATATTTTTCTGCAATTAACTGATGATAATAGTGCGTTAATATCGGGTCCTTATCATAAGGAAGAGCTTGGCTATCTGTTGGATTATATCAATGGATTCTCTCAGCATTTGATTGATATTCAACCAGAAAAATTGAAGCGCATGTATATTGATGAGATTAAAGTACGTTTGCATCAGTTGAAGTAA
- a CDS encoding fimbrial protein — MKTTLLISSLFVSSVFMSAAHAIDGQIKFTGKITDSACKVDPSSANQTVNMGTIAANSFDGPSSTSSPSRFSIKLSECPKSNKSVQVKFDGQTDASRKYLALEGGNAAKGVAIALYEDDNNTPIPMFKSSRSQDLSDSKTQELHFIAKYIATSSPVTPGLGDAVTNFTITYN; from the coding sequence ATGAAAACAACATTACTTATTTCATCTTTATTTGTATCATCGGTATTTATGTCTGCGGCACATGCTATTGATGGTCAAATCAAATTTACAGGAAAAATTACTGATTCTGCATGTAAAGTTGACCCAAGTTCAGCTAACCAAACCGTCAATATGGGAACGATAGCCGCAAATTCATTTGATGGGCCTTCCTCTACGTCTTCCCCTTCCCGCTTTAGCATCAAATTATCCGAATGCCCAAAAAGTAACAAAAGCGTACAGGTCAAATTTGATGGGCAAACAGATGCATCCAGAAAATATTTAGCGCTGGAGGGAGGAAACGCAGCTAAAGGTGTCGCCATCGCACTGTATGAAGACGATAACAATACACCAATCCCTATGTTTAAAAGCTCACGTTCTCAAGATTTATCGGACAGTAAAACACAAGAACTGCATTTTATTGCCAAATACATAGCAACAAGTTCTCCCGTAACGCCAGGTTTAGGTGATGCAGTCACTAACTTTACAATTACCTATAACTAA
- a CDS encoding fimbrial protein: MAKKLKLLLASTFFIGTMSSFDSLANFDSLTNRYCQYSPGFAPGITPVSFGAITIPRDHPIGTTIKEIRLDQVNEAGNIALCNADIKTTWDRPYLRPANYNNDAIYESGVPGVGIRINTWATGYDIDWLPRTADHPFTCRPPQNVSWATQYCGESWGYLTVQLIKIASTTGSGAVRRATLTRAKLGNDLVHTFYLSDTYITTKGCTLSQGIIPVPMGDIKKSDFRGIYSTAGRRDFNIKINCDANVNVGVTLEGTPAFWNHKNIWALDYSDNVTAKGVGLQILYLNRPVSMHDPVVSGSSQSGGDITIPLQAHYIQTDSEIIPGQANATATVTLIYQ; encoded by the coding sequence ATGGCCAAGAAATTAAAATTATTATTGGCAAGTACATTTTTCATCGGCACGATGAGTAGCTTTGATAGTTTAGCGAACTTTGATAGTTTAACGAACCGTTATTGCCAATATTCTCCGGGTTTTGCACCAGGCATCACTCCCGTCTCTTTCGGTGCAATTACGATCCCCCGAGACCACCCTATCGGCACAACGATCAAAGAAATACGTCTGGATCAAGTTAACGAAGCAGGTAACATCGCTCTTTGTAATGCGGACATAAAAACAACATGGGACCGACCCTATCTTAGACCTGCAAACTATAACAATGATGCGATTTATGAATCAGGTGTTCCGGGAGTAGGCATCCGTATTAATACGTGGGCTACAGGTTATGATATTGATTGGTTACCCAGAACAGCAGATCATCCCTTCACATGCCGCCCACCGCAAAACGTGTCATGGGCAACACAATATTGCGGAGAATCATGGGGTTATTTGACAGTACAATTAATCAAAATTGCATCGACAACCGGTTCAGGCGCTGTCAGGCGGGCAACGCTAACTCGAGCCAAATTAGGTAATGATCTTGTTCACACTTTTTATTTGTCGGACACCTATATCACGACTAAAGGCTGTACCCTTAGTCAAGGAATAATCCCTGTCCCTATGGGGGACATTAAAAAAAGTGATTTTCGTGGTATTTACAGCACCGCTGGCAGACGAGACTTTAATATCAAGATAAATTGCGACGCTAATGTTAATGTTGGCGTGACATTAGAGGGCACTCCCGCATTTTGGAATCATAAAAATATCTGGGCATTAGATTATAGTGACAACGTCACAGCAAAAGGCGTCGGTTTGCAGATTTTATATCTGAATCGCCCCGTATCAATGCACGACCCGGTTGTGTCTGGTTCCAGCCAGTCAGGTGGAGATATCACTATTCCACTACAAGCTCATTATATTCAGACAGATTCAGAAATTATCCCGGGTCAAGCAAATGCCACCGCGACAGTAACATTAATTTATCAATAA
- a CDS encoding ABC transporter permease, with the protein MHDKSQLSNYSRRNYGMSALMMWRGAWRNLMATGKSSLLALSGIAIGCASIVAFVNTGHNATLAALKMFSGLDINVITVNLNSYNHGVDSESLNMADLTTAIPSLSSTAPWIYSPSSGRYNGKAETFTVIGSSAELEDVMQLRLRYGRFISDYDRHSPYLVIGNEVAVTLGEGDASRVLGKQIQLGNHLYTVIGIFDVKGQNPIFPFSLDSVVVAPIKAMRKISFNTDLNGIIARTTTTTTTETDAKDLLALLKRKFPAVDMSVQVAQQLLQGQTEQSKTFSFMLIGLAGISLLTGGIAISNVMLMNVSARRKEIGLRMALGARTQDIRRLFLYEAVALTFAGAILGALVGVIVAFLFVVYSGGSFSLAPLSMPLGIGSSILAGLISGFYPAHKASQMEPVQALRDD; encoded by the coding sequence ATGCATGATAAAAGCCAGCTCAGTAATTATTCCCGTAGAAACTACGGCATGTCGGCATTAATGATGTGGAGAGGAGCCTGGCGTAATTTAATGGCAACAGGGAAAAGTTCTTTGCTTGCTTTATCGGGGATTGCTATTGGTTGTGCGTCTATTGTGGCATTTGTGAATACCGGACATAACGCCACACTGGCCGCGTTAAAGATGTTCAGCGGGCTGGATATCAACGTTATTACAGTAAACCTGAACTCCTATAATCATGGGGTTGATAGTGAGTCACTTAACATGGCCGATCTGACAACGGCTATTCCCAGTTTATCTTCAACAGCACCGTGGATCTATTCTCCTTCTTCCGGGAGATATAACGGGAAAGCAGAAACATTTACTGTGATAGGTTCTTCTGCGGAACTTGAAGACGTTATGCAACTGCGACTGCGTTATGGCCGATTTATTTCTGATTATGATCGGCATTCTCCTTATCTGGTCATTGGCAACGAAGTCGCTGTTACCCTTGGTGAAGGGGATGCATCCCGTGTACTTGGCAAGCAGATCCAGCTTGGTAATCATTTATACACCGTCATTGGCATTTTCGATGTAAAAGGGCAAAACCCCATCTTTCCTTTTTCGCTGGATTCGGTCGTGGTTGCTCCTATTAAGGCCATGCGTAAAATATCGTTTAATACTGATCTGAATGGCATCATCGCCCGTACCACCACAACCACAACCACAGAAACCGATGCGAAAGATTTATTGGCGTTGCTCAAGCGCAAGTTTCCAGCGGTTGACATGAGTGTTCAGGTTGCTCAACAACTACTGCAAGGGCAGACAGAACAAAGTAAAACCTTTTCTTTTATGTTGATCGGGTTGGCGGGGATTTCGCTGCTCACCGGCGGTATTGCAATTTCAAATGTGATGCTGATGAATGTTTCGGCCCGGCGAAAAGAGATTGGGTTGCGGATGGCTTTAGGGGCAAGAACTCAGGATATCCGGCGTCTTTTTTTGTATGAAGCGGTGGCACTGACGTTTGCCGGCGCAATCCTTGGTGCACTAGTCGGTGTCATCGTCGCCTTTCTTTTTGTTGTTTATTCTGGCGGGTCATTTTCTCTGGCGCCTTTATCTATGCCGTTAGGCATAGGGAGCTCAATCTTGGCAGGACTTATCTCCGGCTTTTATCCCGCACATAAAGCCTCTCAAATGGAACCGGTACAGGCATTACGTGATGATTAA
- a CDS encoding TolC family protein yields the protein MIKQYFLYSSLTLFFCFSQTGISASEQGRLALAKPADSLSRETSEEVIGLSLSDAISLGLRNNYAIRSIYLDRIAQKFDLRVAEDRFTPKLQLSGRYIAGKNQDASFRKVNLSPNATLLTPLGTRFTLSWTRENNQSKINKLHNDGASITVIQPLLRGAGTDINNAPILLAKLREQTNRLNLKATISDAITQIILAYHALLRAQEQQALSVASLKRMQKLVETNKELIGAGRMAQADIIQTQADLAMQELSAKEAENHVDTAKLALLKLLALSLKTPIQATETLEGIHVSLNVEQSIKKAQAQQPGYLIQLLSAKAADIQLLQARDNRLWDLSLVGGTSQYRSSSSETRNWENYVGIQLDIPIGDMTRKQAAVQAKVDVQKQTLHLEEAKINLEQSVINAIRDTESRWQEYQLAIKASSLSQKKLEIEQEKLQAGRSSNFQVLSFETDLRNAENARLNTLIQYLNAQAELDQILGTTLESWEIVLNE from the coding sequence ATGATTAAACAATATTTCCTTTATAGCTCTCTGACTTTGTTCTTCTGTTTTTCTCAAACAGGAATCTCTGCATCTGAACAGGGACGATTAGCTTTAGCAAAACCTGCTGACAGTCTGAGCCGGGAAACGTCTGAAGAAGTGATCGGCCTGTCGTTGAGTGACGCGATATCGCTTGGTTTAAGGAATAACTACGCAATCCGCAGTATTTATCTGGATCGCATCGCCCAAAAATTTGATTTACGGGTGGCCGAGGACCGATTCACACCAAAGTTACAGCTAAGCGGACGTTATATTGCGGGTAAAAACCAGGATGCAAGTTTCAGAAAAGTTAATCTTTCTCCCAATGCCACGTTGCTCACGCCTTTGGGAACGCGTTTTACACTTTCCTGGACGCGTGAAAACAATCAATCGAAGATAAACAAACTTCACAATGATGGTGCAAGTATTACGGTGATACAGCCTCTTTTACGGGGGGCAGGAACCGATATTAATAATGCCCCGATCTTACTGGCAAAACTCCGGGAACAAACCAACCGGTTGAATTTAAAAGCCACTATTTCCGATGCCATCACGCAAATTATTCTGGCCTACCATGCGTTACTCCGTGCTCAGGAGCAACAAGCATTATCTGTCGCTTCCCTTAAACGTATGCAGAAATTAGTGGAGACGAACAAAGAGTTAATTGGTGCCGGCAGAATGGCTCAGGCAGATATTATCCAGACGCAGGCTGATCTGGCCATGCAGGAACTGTCGGCAAAAGAGGCTGAAAATCATGTGGATACCGCAAAGCTGGCATTACTTAAGTTACTTGCCCTGAGCCTTAAAACCCCCATCCAGGCGACCGAAACGCTGGAAGGAATTCACGTCAGTCTGAATGTTGAACAATCCATTAAAAAAGCGCAGGCTCAGCAGCCGGGTTATCTTATCCAGTTACTTTCCGCAAAAGCGGCAGATATTCAATTATTGCAGGCCAGAGATAACCGGCTCTGGGATTTATCATTAGTTGGAGGAACATCCCAGTATCGTTCATCCTCTTCTGAAACGCGCAACTGGGAAAATTATGTGGGTATACAACTGGATATTCCAATCGGTGATATGACCCGGAAACAAGCAGCAGTTCAGGCCAAGGTTGATGTCCAGAAGCAGACATTACATCTGGAAGAAGCCAAAATAAATCTGGAACAAAGCGTCATCAATGCTATCCGGGATACAGAATCACGCTGGCAGGAATATCAGTTAGCAATAAAAGCCAGTTCACTTTCTCAAAAGAAACTCGAAATTGAACAGGAAAAATTACAGGCAGGGCGATCCAGTAACTTTCAGGTTCTGAGTTTTGAAACTGACTTGAGAAATGCCGAAAATGCACGCCTGAATACACTTATCCAGTATCTCAATGCTCAGGCTGAACTGGATCAAATTCTTGGCACGACATTGGAAAGCTGGGAGATTGTTCTCAATGAATAA